Genomic window (Xylanimonas protaetiae):
CGGCAGACCGGGCCGCGCTGACGCGAGCTCGGTGACGCCACCGGCCACTCGTCGCTGGGACCACCGGACGACGCACCCGGCCGCCGCGCCACCCTCAGGACGGCGGCAGCAGCACGATCGGCGGCGCGACCCCGAGCAGCGAGAGCGGGTCCAGATACGTCTCGCCGCGTCGGACGCCCCAGTGCACGCACGCGTCGGCGCCGGTAGGCGGTGCGAGGGCCGCGCAGTGGTCCGGGTTGGCGTCGTCGCCGGGCGCCGCCGCGAGCACGCCCACCGGGTCCCCGGCACGCACCGCCGTGCCCCGCGGAACCGTGCCCTGCACGGGTTCCAGCGACGACCGCAGCCCGTCCGGGTGCGTCACGACGACGACCGGCTTGCCCGCGACCGACCCCGCGAAAGTCACGACGCCCGCCCCGGGCGCGACGACGACGGCCCCGCGCGCCGACCACAGGTCGACACCGCGGTGCCCTGCTTTCCACGCGTGCTCGGGCGGCTCGAACCCCCGCGCCACCTGACCCGGGGCGGGCGGGACGTACCGCGGCGTGTCGGCCCCCGCCGGCGCGGATGCCGACGCCGCCGCGGATGCCGACGCCGCCGCCGACGCCGACCAGCCCGTCAGAGACGACCCTGCCTCAGACGCTCCTGTCCCAGGCAGCACTACGTCAAGCGGCCCTGTCTCAGGCAGCCCTACTTCAAGCGGCCCAGCAGGGGAGATCCCCGCCTCAGACAGCCCGACAGGTCGCGTCGCGCCCCGGTCGGAGGCACCGGCGGGTCCTGCGCCCACGCCGCCTGCGCCCATGCCCACGGCCCCCGCGCCCCCTGCACCCGCGCCCCCCACGCCCACGGCCCCCGCCGTCGACGGCAGAGCCAGCACGGGCACCAGGGTGACCGCCCACAGGGCGGCGGCGAGCTTCGCACGAGTCGGCACGACGCCACGCTCCCAGGCCGACGCGCGGTGCCCGTGGCCGCCGGCCACGGGCGGTGCGCAACCCCGGCGAGACCTGCCCTGTGGACCGCCGTCGCGCGACCGCCGGCACAGTGACGACCGCCGCACGGGCCCCCGGCCCCCGAGGCGCCGGTCGGGCACCCGGTCAGGTAGACTTCCCGCGGCGATCGGAACGTTCGCACCCACACCCTCCCCGCCGGGCGACCGGCAGCGGGGGACAGGTGCGCCCGCCCCGGTCGACTTCGCGCGTCACGGCACGCCCCGCCCACCTCGTCCGAGGGAGCGGAGCGCGACCAGGTCGGCTGTGGTCCACGCCCTCCTCCACCCGGAGGCGGGCACGGTGCCGGGCTGGTGTGACGCCAGGGGTGCCGCCACCCGGTGGGCACCGACAACCGAGTACCGCTCGGCCTGCGGCCGAGCACGATGCGCGCGACGCCCCGGAGGATCCGGGCCCGCGCGGCGAAAGGACGTGTCATGGCCGTCGTGACCATGCGCCAGCTCCTCGAGAGCGGTGTCCACTTCGGGCACCAGACCCGCCGTTGGAACCCGAAGATGAAGCGCTTCATCTTCACCGAGCGCAACGGCATCTACATCGTCGACCTTCAGCAGTCGCTGACCTACATCGACAACGCCTACAACTTCGTCAAGGAGACGGTCGCCCACGGCGGCTCGATCCTCTTCGTCGGCACCAAGAAGCAGGCCCAGGAGCCCGTGGCCGAGCAGGCCGCGCGCGTCGGCATGCCCTACGT
Coding sequences:
- a CDS encoding peptidoglycan DD-metalloendopeptidase family protein codes for the protein MARGFEPPEHAWKAGHRGVDLWSARGAVVVAPGAGVVTFAGSVAGKPVVVVTHPDGLRSSLEPVQGTVPRGTAVRAGDPVGVLAAAPGDDANPDHCAALAPPTGADACVHWGVRRGETYLDPLSLLGVAPPIVLLPPS